The Paenibacillus pabuli DNA segment GCAAACTTCGCTTCCTGGCAGGCGAATTCATATGAATTCTGATGCTTCAAGGCTCGAATGGCTGTGCGGAAAGCAATCTCCATCTGCTGCCAACCCGGTGTAATGCCAACAAGCATGACTTTGGCGGAGGCATTGAGATATTCATTATGCGGTGAATAGAACATTTCAACGTTCCCTGCAGACCCTAATTTCAGATCATTTATCAACAGTTCCTCTTTCGAGTACCTCTGTTTCAGGGGAAATGACTTCATGATCCCGATCAGACGTTTATGTTGAGTAGAATCTATCAGCAGAACGCTCCCTCCTTACCTTCAAACCATTTGTTGTTAAAAAAACCGCCCAAGGGCGGCCTTGAAATCGAGTTCTTCTATTACTTAGCATGCCGTATCAGCGGAGTTACGCTGGATTCAGCGTGTACTTCACACGCATCAAAATGTGCTGCCCATGATCACCAAATTGATTACCAAACAGGTTCATTCCCCCCTGGTGTTTGGCACTGGGATCAATTCCAATGCGCAGGCGTAATTTGGGTTTATCCCCCAGCTCGAGATTACTCAAAGATATATCGGAGATTTTCTTCATATCCAATGTGGTATGCTCCTGGTCTACCTGCCATGTCTTAAGAATTCCATACTGCGTAGAGCCGTTGTGCCACCAATCCGGATTCAGCTTGCCACGCCTGTCGCCCAGATCTCCCGGACTTGTCCACATCCCGATCTTCATGCCATTCACCCATACAGATATATCAGACGGCCAGTCGTTATTGTAATGAGGTACTTCAGAGCACATTTCCATGGACAGTTCCAAGGATAGGATCGTTGCGTCAGAAGGAATATCCATCGGAAGCAAGTATTCCAGATACCCTTCGCTTAACCAGATAATCTGAGCATCCACATGTTCGGGGTGATAAAAGCTTGCCGGATCATCCTCTTTAAGAATTATGCCTGTAGCGCTTGCCATACCGCACGTGGGCGTCACCTCACAGTCACTGTAATGTCCAATGGGCATCTCCACCTCATACAGATTCATGTCACAGGTGGAATCAGGTACCACCTGATCCAACATAATGTGTATATCATCATAATTGCGACTGCACAATTTCATGGCTCCGCGTGATGCAGGAAGCATCTCTGTATGTATTAAATTGGCACCTTCAAGCACCTTGATATGATTGGCCACGGTTGAAATCGGTAAATTTAGCGCCTCGGCAATTTCAATGATATTCAGCTTGCTCACATGTAACAGCTGGAGAATGTCAATCCGGGAACGGTTTGACAAGGCATGGGTGACATTTACCAGTTTATCCGGGTCATTGAAACTGAGTTCCAGCACGTAACCGCTCTCCTTTTGAAAATATAAATTAAAATCATTCTACTGAATAACAAAAGCAAACACAATCCAATCCCTGGATGGATCCCCCTTACGAATGGTTGACTTACTCTGTAACCAAGACGGCTTTACGATCATATGAACCATCGTTCACATGTTTAAGCAAAAAATCAGCCAGATTGGCACGCGACAGCTTGAGTTTCCGAGACTTGTCCGGGTGGATCTGCGTTTCGTGAACATACTCTCCATTATAATCTTCCATTGTAAGTATAGGAGGTTGAACCAGTATCCAATTCAGCTTGCTGCTGGTTACAAGGTTGTCCTTGTCCAGGTGATCGCGAAGCAGATTGGTCATGAC contains these protein-coding regions:
- a CDS encoding ArsR/SmtB family transcription factor, with product MLELSFNDPDKLVNVTHALSNRSRIDILQLLHVSKLNIIEIAEALNLPISTVANHIKVLEGANLIHTEMLPASRGAMKLCSRNYDDIHIMLDQVVPDSTCDMNLYEVEMPIGHYSDCEVTPTCGMASATGIILKEDDPASFYHPEHVDAQIIWLSEGYLEYLLPMDIPSDATILSLELSMEMCSEVPHYNNDWPSDISVWVNGMKIGMWTSPGDLGDRRGKLNPDWWHNGSTQYGILKTWQVDQEHTTLDMKKISDISLSNLELGDKPKLRLRIGIDPSAKHQGGMNLFGNQFGDHGQHILMRVKYTLNPA